Proteins encoded within one genomic window of Corynebacterium aurimucosum:
- a CDS encoding pantoate--beta-alanine ligase, with product MVGSAYRKTGKRVVLVPLGRDIHAGHLALVQAAQGVRGSVVVVAVDDDTDITALDSVDVVWRYGTQSQRTRVLAPDHGMEDVCAELTRIVALTCALGPSDVFMGEKDYELLVATQQAFTDLHIGARVQGVPSVRMPDGVVMSLRNADVAPEAREQASALSAALTAGAYAAESGAEEVVRVAREVLTAAGVEPEYVELRGRDLGEPPAEGDARLFIAATIGGVRLIDNAGVPLGIGFRNLEQCG from the coding sequence ATGGTGGGCAGCGCCTACCGCAAGACGGGCAAGCGCGTGGTGCTCGTACCGCTGGGCCGCGATATTCACGCCGGGCACCTTGCCTTAGTGCAGGCAGCACAGGGCGTGCGCGGAAGCGTGGTTGTCGTCGCCGTTGACGACGACACTGACATCACCGCCCTCGACAGCGTTGATGTGGTGTGGCGCTATGGCACGCAGAGCCAGCGCACGCGGGTCCTTGCACCCGATCACGGCATGGAAGACGTCTGTGCGGAGTTGACCCGCATAGTGGCGCTGACCTGTGCGCTTGGCCCCAGTGATGTGTTCATGGGGGAGAAAGACTACGAGCTGCTCGTGGCTACCCAACAAGCTTTTACGGACCTTCACATCGGGGCGCGTGTGCAGGGTGTGCCCTCGGTGCGCATGCCCGATGGTGTGGTGATGAGCCTGCGCAATGCCGACGTGGCACCTGAAGCACGCGAGCAAGCCAGCGCATTGTCAGCGGCACTTACCGCCGGCGCGTACGCGGCGGAGTCCGGGGCCGAGGAAGTCGTCCGTGTGGCACGTGAGGTGCTCACTGCCGCGGGCGTCGAGCCGGAATACGTGGAGCTGCGCGGGCGCGACCTTGGGGAGCCACCCGCAGAGGGCGATGCCCGCCTCTTTATCGCGGCCACCATTGGTGGGGTGCGGCTCATCGATAACGCGGGCGTGCCGTTGGGAATTGGCTTCCGAAACTTAGAACAGTGCGGATAA
- the lysS gene encoding lysine--tRNA ligase — protein MSEKKNTEVTDVPEQLRIRREKRARLLESGTEPYPVTVDRTISLRDLRQQFQVVAEGEEPAAEEGVTYLSAGEETDVEVAIAGRLIFMRNTGKLCFATLQDGDGTQVQAMLSLAEVGEERLAAWKSDVDLGDFISVRGRVISSRRGELSVMASTWTMAAKSLRPLPVSFADMNEETRVRQRYNDLIVREEARKNAMTRVKVMRALRNYLEDEGFVEIETPMLQTLHGGAAARPFVTHSNALDIDLYLRIAPELFLKRAVVGGIDRVFEINRNFRNEGVDRSHSPEFAMLETYEAWGDYNDCARTIRESIQSVARAVFGSTTVTLADGTEYDFGGEEWPEIEMYPSLNEALQRKFPGQPEVTIDSTVEELKAIADVIGLDVPKNGGWGHGKLVEEIWEVLCEDQLEGPIFVKNFPVETSPLTRQHRSQPGVTEKWDLYVRGFELATGYSELVDPVIQRERFEDQARLAAGGDEEAMVLDEDFLAAMEQGMPPTAGAGMGMDRLLMALTGLGIRETVLFPIVKPEK, from the coding sequence GTGAGCGAGAAGAAGAATACTGAAGTTACTGACGTCCCCGAGCAGCTGCGCATTCGCCGCGAGAAGCGCGCCCGACTGTTGGAGTCCGGCACCGAGCCCTATCCGGTGACCGTAGACCGCACGATCTCCTTGCGGGATCTCCGCCAGCAGTTCCAGGTCGTTGCCGAGGGCGAAGAGCCGGCCGCGGAAGAGGGCGTCACCTACCTCAGCGCGGGTGAGGAGACTGACGTCGAGGTAGCCATCGCCGGCCGCCTTATCTTCATGCGCAATACCGGCAAGCTTTGCTTTGCCACCTTGCAAGATGGCGATGGCACCCAAGTGCAGGCCATGCTGTCGCTGGCAGAGGTAGGGGAGGAGCGCCTCGCCGCGTGGAAGTCTGACGTTGACCTGGGTGATTTCATCTCCGTGCGGGGTCGCGTCATTTCCTCGCGCCGTGGCGAGCTCTCCGTTATGGCCTCCACGTGGACCATGGCGGCGAAGTCCCTGCGCCCGCTTCCGGTTTCCTTCGCGGACATGAACGAGGAAACTCGCGTGCGCCAGCGCTACAACGACCTCATCGTGCGCGAGGAGGCCCGCAAGAATGCCATGACCCGCGTGAAGGTCATGCGTGCGCTGCGCAACTACCTGGAAGATGAGGGCTTCGTGGAGATCGAAACCCCGATGTTGCAGACCCTCCACGGTGGTGCGGCGGCCCGCCCGTTCGTGACCCACTCCAATGCCCTGGACATTGACCTCTACCTGCGCATCGCTCCGGAGCTCTTCCTGAAGCGCGCTGTGGTCGGCGGCATCGACCGCGTCTTTGAGATCAACCGCAACTTCCGTAACGAGGGCGTTGACCGCTCCCACTCCCCGGAGTTTGCCATGCTGGAGACCTACGAGGCGTGGGGTGACTACAACGACTGTGCCCGCACTATCCGCGAGTCCATCCAGTCTGTGGCCCGCGCGGTCTTCGGTTCCACCACCGTCACCTTGGCTGATGGTACTGAGTATGACTTCGGTGGCGAAGAGTGGCCGGAGATTGAAATGTACCCCTCCCTCAACGAGGCTCTGCAGCGCAAGTTCCCCGGCCAGCCGGAGGTCACCATCGACTCCACCGTCGAGGAGCTCAAGGCGATTGCTGACGTCATCGGGCTCGACGTCCCGAAGAACGGCGGCTGGGGCCACGGCAAACTGGTGGAGGAGATCTGGGAGGTGCTCTGCGAGGACCAGCTTGAGGGCCCAATCTTTGTGAAGAACTTCCCGGTTGAGACCTCCCCGCTGACCCGTCAGCACCGCTCGCAGCCAGGCGTGACGGAGAAGTGGGACCTTTACGTGCGCGGCTTCGAGCTGGCCACCGGCTACTCGGAGCTGGTGGATCCCGTAATCCAGCGTGAGCGCTTCGAGGACCAGGCCCGCTTGGCTGCTGGCGGCGATGAAGAAGCCATGGTTTTGGATGAGGACTTCCTCGCCGCCATGGAGCAGGGCATGCCGCCGACAGCGGGCGCTGGTATGGGCATGGACCGCCTGCTTATGGCTCTGACCGGCCTAGGAATCCGTGAGACCGTGCTCTTCCCAATCGTGAAGCCGGAGAAGTAG
- a CDS encoding PhoX family protein: MALNGRNLLANMFTSSRSSLTCTYKCGNACFGECENTSDNPYFGDQFSRRTALRAGGLAVVAVGGSSALAACAAPDEKDAAAGGGSSDKTSEVKGSDIELTSAEGMHFEAVEANTKDEVVIPKGYEQSVLIAWGDPVIEGAPEFDVNNQTAADAEKQFGFNNDFAGLIEHPDDKNRMIYMCSHEYTTEPMMFPDYDPENPTEEQVKIGWAGHGHTILEVSKVKGSGELKREFGPLNRRITATTPFTLVGPAKGTDLVKTSADPKGEKVLGTLNNCSGGVTPWNTMLSGEENFDQYFAGGDVKDDKAAESLKRFGIKEGPSDRKWEKYDDRFDVTKEPNEPSRFGWLVEINPLDPNSTPVKHTAVGRYKHEAGNIHITKDGTVVCYSGDDSRFEYVYKFVSSKKYKEGDLEHNMTILDHGTLYVAKMEGNSPEKEIDGSGVLPEDGAFDGSGEWVKLLTSDTENNKFESHVDGMSAEEVAIFTREAADKVGATKMDRPEDVEVHPETEKIYIALTNNKYRGATGENAKKNKEDAKEWAPVKENKNGLVMELEDDHAGEKFTWNLFLVCGDPREASTYFGGFDKEKVSPISCPDNLAFDNHGNLWISTDGNALDSNDGLYAVTTEGETRGELKCFLTVPAGAETCGPIVDDDRVMVNVQHPGEADDATFENATSHWPDGGKSTPRPAVVVVWKKDGKIGSK, encoded by the coding sequence ATGGCACTCAACGGCCGTAATCTCTTGGCTAACATGTTCACCTCGTCTCGTTCTTCTCTTACCTGCACCTACAAGTGCGGTAATGCCTGTTTCGGCGAATGCGAGAACACCTCCGATAACCCTTACTTCGGCGACCAGTTCTCCCGCCGTACCGCCTTGCGTGCCGGTGGCTTGGCCGTCGTCGCCGTTGGTGGTTCCTCCGCCCTGGCTGCGTGTGCCGCACCAGACGAAAAGGATGCTGCAGCTGGCGGCGGCTCCTCCGACAAGACCAGCGAGGTCAAGGGCTCTGACATCGAGCTCACCTCCGCCGAGGGCATGCACTTTGAAGCCGTAGAGGCCAATACCAAGGATGAGGTCGTCATCCCGAAGGGCTATGAGCAGTCCGTTCTGATTGCCTGGGGTGACCCGGTCATCGAGGGCGCACCGGAATTCGACGTCAACAACCAGACCGCCGCGGATGCGGAGAAGCAGTTCGGCTTCAACAATGACTTCGCCGGCCTCATCGAGCACCCGGATGACAAGAACCGCATGATCTACATGTGCTCGCATGAGTACACCACCGAGCCGATGATGTTCCCGGACTACGACCCGGAGAACCCCACCGAGGAGCAGGTAAAGATCGGCTGGGCCGGCCACGGCCACACCATCCTCGAGGTCTCCAAGGTGAAGGGCTCCGGCGAACTCAAGCGCGAATTCGGCCCGCTCAACCGCCGCATTACCGCCACCACCCCGTTCACTCTGGTGGGCCCCGCTAAGGGCACCGACCTGGTGAAGACCTCCGCCGACCCGAAGGGTGAGAAGGTCCTGGGTACCCTCAACAACTGCTCCGGTGGCGTGACCCCGTGGAACACCATGCTCTCCGGCGAAGAGAACTTCGACCAGTACTTCGCAGGCGGTGACGTCAAGGACGACAAGGCCGCTGAGTCTCTCAAGCGCTTCGGCATCAAGGAGGGCCCGTCCGACCGTAAGTGGGAGAAGTACGATGACCGCTTCGATGTAACCAAGGAGCCGAACGAGCCGAGCCGCTTTGGCTGGCTCGTGGAGATCAACCCGCTAGATCCGAACTCCACCCCGGTCAAGCACACCGCTGTGGGCCGCTACAAGCACGAGGCCGGCAACATCCACATCACCAAGGATGGCACCGTGGTCTGCTACTCCGGCGATGACTCCCGCTTCGAGTACGTCTACAAGTTCGTCTCCTCCAAGAAGTACAAGGAAGGCGACCTGGAGCACAACATGACCATCCTGGACCACGGCACCCTGTACGTGGCCAAGATGGAAGGAAACTCCCCGGAGAAGGAGATCGACGGCTCCGGTGTCCTGCCGGAGGACGGTGCTTTCGACGGCAGCGGCGAGTGGGTCAAGCTGCTGACCTCCGATACGGAGAACAACAAGTTCGAGTCCCACGTAGACGGTATGTCCGCCGAAGAGGTAGCCATCTTCACCCGTGAGGCCGCCGATAAGGTGGGCGCCACCAAGATGGACCGCCCAGAGGACGTTGAGGTTCACCCGGAGACCGAGAAGATATACATCGCGCTGACCAACAACAAGTACCGCGGCGCCACCGGTGAGAACGCTAAGAAGAACAAGGAAGACGCCAAGGAATGGGCTCCGGTCAAGGAGAACAAGAACGGCCTGGTCATGGAGCTCGAGGATGACCACGCTGGCGAGAAGTTCACCTGGAACCTGTTCCTGGTCTGCGGTGACCCGCGTGAGGCCAGCACCTACTTCGGCGGCTTCGACAAGGAGAAGGTCTCCCCGATTTCCTGCCCGGATAACCTGGCCTTCGACAACCACGGCAACCTGTGGATCTCCACTGACGGCAACGCACTGGACTCCAACGACGGCCTTTACGCCGTGACCACCGAGGGCGAAACCCGCGGTGAGCTCAAGTGCTTCCTTACCGTTCCGGCGGGTGCGGAGACCTGTGGCCCTATCGTCGACGATGACCGCGTCATGGTCAACGTCCAGCACCCGGGCGAGGCTGACGACGCCACCTTTGAGAACGCCACCTCCCACTGGCCTGACGGCGGCAAGTCCACCCCGCGTCCGGCCGTGGTTGTGGTGTGGAAGAAGGACGGCAAGATCGGTTCTAAGTAA
- the folE gene encoding GTP cyclohydrolase I FolE, translated as MSDNIPAQREFDHERAEAAVRELLIAVGEDPDREGLRETPARVARAYAEVFAGLHQDPTEVLHKTFAEEHQELVLVRDIPIYSTCEHHLVPFYGTAHIGYIPGPDGHVTGLSKLARLADMYAKRPQVQERLTSQIADALVEVLHAQSVIVVIECEHLCMAMRGIRKPGATTTTSAVRGGFKKNAASRAEVMSLIRS; from the coding sequence ATGAGCGATAACATCCCGGCGCAGCGCGAGTTCGATCACGAACGCGCCGAAGCCGCCGTCCGTGAGCTGCTCATCGCCGTGGGCGAGGACCCCGACCGCGAGGGCCTGCGCGAGACCCCGGCCCGCGTGGCCCGCGCCTATGCCGAGGTCTTCGCAGGACTCCACCAGGATCCGACTGAGGTCCTGCACAAGACCTTTGCCGAGGAGCACCAAGAGCTTGTCCTGGTGCGTGATATTCCCATCTACTCCACGTGCGAGCATCACCTCGTGCCCTTCTACGGCACGGCGCACATCGGCTACATCCCCGGTCCCGACGGCCACGTCACTGGACTGTCCAAGCTGGCTCGCCTGGCGGACATGTACGCCAAGCGCCCGCAGGTGCAGGAGCGCCTCACGAGCCAGATCGCCGATGCACTGGTGGAGGTCCTCCACGCGCAGTCCGTCATCGTCGTCATCGAGTGCGAGCACCTGTGCATGGCCATGCGCGGCATCCGCAAGCCGGGGGCGACCACGACAACCTCCGCGGTGCGCGGCGGATTTAAGAAGAATGCGGCCTCCCGCGCGGAGGTCATGAGCCTGATTAGGAGCTAG
- a CDS encoding DUF6779 domain-containing protein, translating into MTSPHHASEPQHESAPDDYPTAQFSAQPDSQPPTPAESSETGSKTDAGSIGLIVLVILAVIASLVMLISGSANALKIALLASLWAAVLGFFLVVRYRRQAHEAKELLAVERAHAASTLTASGASTTDNSQVLAEIRSELEAIRAQIEEISGREWVYEPAALYAEARRIQELERKAGGASVDERGDAPNVNFTQKSGGAPSVDAVAGRLGSQPTHPVSNPLDNLLADNARSNTQQPAAKPAGKPADQQGTRPAPSPFGAPQPSQSRPPAFRPMGAPQPQPKAEKPQVKAEKQQARTEQNPQQQKPQAQSQPKAPEFKTDSFQAVQWNQGAAGAQHVKEDTGPAQPHHRHRKPESDSAQPSTRGRRRSDEHREGAVSVAELLARRKQQQEPDKDVKK; encoded by the coding sequence ATGACGAGCCCGCATCACGCCTCTGAGCCCCAGCACGAGTCGGCCCCGGACGATTATCCGACGGCCCAATTTTCTGCGCAGCCGGACTCTCAGCCACCAACGCCGGCGGAGTCTTCTGAGACCGGTTCGAAGACGGATGCGGGTTCCATCGGGCTTATCGTCTTGGTCATCCTCGCGGTGATTGCCAGCCTGGTCATGCTGATTTCGGGTTCGGCGAATGCGCTGAAGATCGCCTTGCTCGCCTCCCTGTGGGCTGCGGTGCTGGGCTTCTTCCTGGTTGTGCGCTACCGCCGCCAGGCCCATGAGGCCAAGGAGCTTCTGGCAGTAGAGCGCGCCCATGCTGCATCCACTTTGACCGCTTCCGGCGCTTCCACTACGGACAACAGTCAGGTCCTGGCGGAGATCCGCTCTGAGCTAGAAGCCATCCGCGCCCAAATCGAGGAGATCTCCGGGCGCGAGTGGGTCTACGAGCCCGCCGCCCTGTATGCGGAGGCTCGCCGCATCCAGGAGCTGGAGCGCAAGGCCGGCGGCGCGAGCGTGGATGAGCGTGGCGATGCCCCCAACGTGAACTTCACCCAGAAGTCCGGTGGAGCGCCGTCTGTCGACGCCGTGGCAGGCCGCCTCGGCTCGCAGCCGACCCACCCGGTGAGCAATCCGCTGGATAACCTGCTGGCGGATAACGCCCGTTCCAACACCCAGCAGCCTGCTGCGAAACCCGCCGGGAAACCCGCAGATCAGCAGGGCACCCGCCCAGCACCATCCCCGTTCGGCGCACCGCAGCCGTCGCAGAGCCGTCCTCCGGCGTTTCGCCCTATGGGCGCACCGCAGCCCCAGCCGAAGGCCGAGAAGCCGCAGGTAAAGGCAGAGAAGCAGCAGGCGCGCACCGAGCAGAATCCGCAGCAGCAGAAGCCTCAGGCTCAGTCGCAGCCGAAGGCGCCGGAGTTCAAGACCGATAGCTTCCAGGCCGTGCAGTGGAACCAGGGTGCTGCGGGCGCGCAGCACGTCAAGGAGGATACTGGCCCCGCACAGCCGCACCACCGCCATCGCAAGCCGGAGTCAGACAGCGCACAGCCCAGCACCCGTGGCCGTCGCCGCAGCGATGAACACCGTGAGGGTGCGGTGTCCGTCGCGGAGCTTTTGGCGCGCCGTAAGCAACAGCAGGAGCCGGACAAGGACGTGAAGAAGTAG
- a CDS encoding 6PGD fold domain-containing protein codes for MSAPRMRVAVWGNSRAGINFALRLEMAGHTIEKLEDPAQLDRFDALILAATARELEGAVGDVEKHVRPKQIVIHTSLLAGVEALDELETRGCLTIAAAPLGDSYAVGALDEVADTVIRLLLSEIHQTAETVPEAQRAERAARLFYAEMLGALTVWASIKAEIIEHFMGSSFDLDADDIIDAYPAAVELGMARNYRDVARIVGEQEKIEELELWAVRKEAPWPNNS; via the coding sequence ATGTCTGCTCCGCGCATGCGTGTGGCGGTGTGGGGTAATTCCCGAGCCGGCATTAACTTCGCCCTCCGTCTGGAGATGGCTGGCCACACCATTGAGAAGCTTGAGGACCCCGCCCAGCTGGACCGCTTCGATGCGCTGATTCTCGCCGCGACGGCGAGGGAGCTGGAGGGGGCGGTGGGGGACGTCGAAAAGCACGTGCGCCCCAAGCAAATCGTCATCCACACCTCATTGCTGGCTGGGGTGGAAGCCCTTGATGAGCTGGAAACGCGCGGGTGTCTGACGATTGCCGCAGCTCCCCTGGGCGACTCCTACGCGGTGGGCGCTCTCGATGAGGTGGCGGATACCGTCATTAGATTGTTGCTCTCAGAGATTCACCAGACCGCAGAAACGGTGCCTGAGGCACAACGTGCCGAGCGAGCCGCGCGGCTGTTCTACGCGGAAATGCTCGGTGCACTCACCGTGTGGGCGTCGATAAAAGCGGAGATTATCGAACATTTTATGGGCAGCTCCTTCGACCTCGACGCCGATGACATTATCGATGCCTACCCCGCCGCGGTGGAGCTCGGCATGGCGCGCAACTACCGCGACGTTGCCCGGATTGTGGGCGAGCAGGAAAAGATTGAAGAATTGGAACTGTGGGCAGTAAGAAAGGAAGCGCCGTGGCCGAACAACTCCTAG
- a CDS encoding DUF3180 domain-containing protein produces MTRTSIGALIGTALFVAAAAAILTTRFYGSMLAIPATVSISLWAMALVCVLLTLKVRGAKEDEHGIGLDNSQLNPMTIAQFLLVGKASAWTGAIVGGAYAGMAVYVVPRAGELVAAAGDLAGVVTSALGGAAMCVAGVVLERHCEVPPPTDGAQAVS; encoded by the coding sequence ATGACGAGGACGTCGATCGGCGCGCTCATCGGCACAGCCCTCTTCGTGGCCGCAGCGGCCGCCATCCTCACCACCCGCTTTTATGGCTCCATGCTGGCCATCCCGGCAACGGTGTCGATTTCCCTGTGGGCCATGGCGCTGGTGTGCGTGCTGTTGACCCTTAAAGTCCGCGGCGCCAAGGAGGACGAGCACGGCATCGGCCTGGACAACTCGCAGCTCAATCCCATGACCATCGCGCAATTCTTGCTGGTCGGCAAAGCCTCGGCGTGGACGGGTGCCATCGTGGGCGGGGCCTATGCAGGCATGGCAGTTTACGTGGTGCCTCGTGCGGGTGAGCTCGTCGCGGCGGCTGGTGACCTGGCTGGGGTGGTGACCTCTGCGCTGGGTGGTGCTGCGATGTGTGTCGCCGGAGTGGTGCTGGAGCGACACTGCGAGGTGCCACCTCCAACTGATGGGGCACAAGCGGTAAGTTAG
- the folP gene encoding dihydropteroate synthase produces the protein MAVSDLTVPGRTLVMGIVNVTEDSFSDGGRWINIDDALNHARHLVESGADMIDVGGESTRPGAVRVAAEEEESRVVPVIKALHEEGIKTSVDTMRASVAKAAAEAGVDMINDVSGGAADPDMYRAMAETGLPVCLMHWRTVQFGSAAGVADHGGDVVRDVHESLAKLADSALQAGVSHDNIVVDPGLGFAKSPQDNWALLKALPEFLQGEFPLLVGASRKRFLAAIRGDRGAESSPLLADPATAAVTAISAQMGAWGVRVHEVDVSRDAVDVAAAWNAGASYTGGAHASGSYANGADGGTVVSTSLGKA, from the coding sequence ATGGCAGTCAGCGATCTCACTGTTCCCGGCCGCACGCTGGTCATGGGCATCGTCAACGTCACGGAGGATTCCTTCTCCGATGGCGGGCGCTGGATCAACATCGACGATGCGCTCAACCACGCCCGCCACCTCGTGGAATCCGGCGCGGACATGATCGATGTCGGCGGCGAGTCCACCCGCCCGGGCGCGGTGCGCGTGGCTGCCGAGGAGGAAGAGAGCCGCGTCGTGCCCGTCATCAAGGCGCTGCACGAGGAGGGGATTAAGACCTCCGTGGATACGATGCGGGCCTCGGTTGCCAAAGCCGCTGCGGAGGCCGGCGTCGACATGATCAATGACGTCTCCGGTGGTGCCGCCGACCCGGACATGTACCGCGCCATGGCGGAAACCGGCCTACCGGTGTGCCTCATGCACTGGCGCACCGTCCAATTCGGCAGCGCGGCCGGAGTGGCCGACCACGGCGGGGATGTTGTGCGCGATGTCCACGAATCCTTGGCGAAGCTGGCCGATAGCGCCCTGCAAGCAGGTGTCAGCCACGACAATATCGTCGTGGATCCGGGCCTGGGCTTTGCCAAGTCCCCACAAGATAACTGGGCTTTGCTCAAGGCCTTGCCGGAGTTCCTCCAGGGCGAATTCCCGCTGTTGGTGGGAGCCTCCCGCAAGCGCTTCCTCGCCGCCATCCGGGGGGATCGCGGTGCCGAGTCCAGCCCGCTGCTCGCGGACCCGGCCACCGCGGCCGTGACCGCCATCTCCGCGCAGATGGGCGCCTGGGGCGTGCGCGTGCACGAGGTGGATGTCTCGCGCGATGCCGTGGACGTTGCCGCGGCGTGGAACGCGGGCGCATCCTACACCGGTGGCGCGCATGCCTCCGGCAGCTACGCCAACGGCGCGGACGGCGGAACAGTGGTGTCCACTTCTTTGGGAAAGGCATAA
- a CDS encoding 2-dehydropantoate 2-reductase, translated as MKIGILGAGAIGGYFGGKLKAAGHDVAFVARGETLRVLGETGVTLIDAHAEPTTTEVIKVPAAQSFAEVKELLGGLDVAIIASKALPGNETFGSAEDREVLQGIPVVTTHNSVEIPYLAAEEFGEENILAGVARVYATRLGPAQIKRNPGPLALAFGPLSADAPESLRRTGEDLAAALKEAGASSKFHDAALVDVWSKAMFVTPTGTLGALVDKPIGYLCQEIPGQLEAFMREVESVGRALGVDLPDNVVEQTMEFARQQHPDNTSSMQRDIKEGLPNELDAQVGAIRRMGAKAGVKTPLWDFAQDVLEAQLRSS; from the coding sequence ATGAAGATTGGAATTCTGGGAGCAGGCGCCATCGGCGGATACTTTGGCGGAAAACTGAAAGCAGCGGGTCACGACGTCGCCTTCGTCGCCCGTGGTGAGACCTTGCGGGTGCTGGGGGAGACGGGCGTGACGCTGATCGACGCCCACGCGGAACCCACCACCACCGAGGTTATTAAGGTCCCGGCTGCGCAATCCTTTGCTGAGGTCAAGGAGCTCTTGGGTGGGCTGGACGTGGCGATTATCGCGTCGAAGGCGCTGCCGGGCAATGAGACCTTTGGCAGCGCGGAGGACCGCGAGGTCCTGCAGGGTATCCCGGTGGTGACCACGCACAACTCGGTCGAGATTCCGTACCTTGCGGCCGAGGAATTCGGGGAGGAAAACATCCTTGCTGGGGTTGCCCGTGTTTATGCCACCCGTCTGGGCCCGGCGCAGATCAAGCGCAATCCGGGGCCTTTGGCTTTGGCTTTTGGTCCGTTGAGTGCTGATGCGCCGGAGTCACTGCGCCGTACAGGTGAGGATCTGGCGGCCGCGCTGAAAGAGGCGGGTGCCTCCAGCAAGTTCCACGACGCAGCGCTTGTCGACGTCTGGTCGAAAGCCATGTTCGTTACCCCTACCGGCACTCTGGGCGCCTTGGTGGATAAACCGATTGGCTACCTTTGCCAGGAAATCCCCGGCCAGCTTGAGGCCTTCATGCGGGAAGTCGAGTCTGTTGGACGTGCACTTGGCGTGGACCTGCCTGACAATGTGGTCGAGCAAACCATGGAGTTTGCCCGCCAGCAGCACCCGGATAACACGTCCTCCATGCAGCGCGACATCAAAGAAGGTCTACCAAACGAACTTGACGCCCAGGTCGGAGCTATCCGACGCATGGGCGCCAAAGCTGGGGTAAAGACCCCGTTGTGGGACTTCGCGCAGGATGTGCTCGAAGCCCAGCTGCGCTCGTCCTAA
- the folB gene encoding dihydroneopterin aldolase, with amino-acid sequence MADRIELTGLECFGYHGVFEEEKKTGQPFIVDVTCWLDTAGIEDDLSRTVNYAELADVTADIVEGPSRDLIETVAEEVAETAMRRFEILHAIEVTIHKPKAPIPRTFADVAVVARRSRKRMAG; translated from the coding sequence ATGGCGGATCGCATCGAGCTCACCGGCCTGGAGTGCTTTGGCTACCACGGAGTCTTCGAGGAAGAGAAGAAGACAGGACAGCCCTTCATCGTGGATGTCACCTGCTGGTTGGACACCGCGGGCATCGAGGATGACCTGTCCCGCACGGTGAATTACGCCGAGCTTGCTGACGTCACCGCAGACATCGTCGAAGGCCCCTCCCGGGACCTCATCGAGACGGTGGCTGAAGAAGTCGCCGAGACCGCCATGCGGCGCTTCGAGATTCTCCACGCCATCGAGGTGACCATCCACAAGCCGAAGGCACCCATCCCGCGCACCTTCGCGGACGTGGCCGTCGTAGCACGCCGCTCCCGGAAGAGGATGGCAGGCTAA
- the folK gene encoding 2-amino-4-hydroxy-6-hydroxymethyldihydropteridine diphosphokinase, which translates to MRAVLSIGSNMEDRRALLQTVFDEFADETIAASPVYATPPWGVTDQDEFLNAVLIVDVDCTPLELLRRGQKLEEAAERVRVRHWGPRTLDVDIVQIDGVTSEDPELTLPHPYAHERAFVLVPWLAADEHAQLNGTLVRELIADLDEDEVAAVKELGE; encoded by the coding sequence ATGCGCGCCGTGCTGTCCATCGGCTCCAACATGGAGGATCGCCGCGCGCTGCTACAGACCGTCTTCGACGAGTTTGCCGATGAGACCATCGCCGCCTCTCCGGTCTATGCCACCCCGCCGTGGGGCGTGACTGACCAGGATGAGTTTCTCAACGCGGTGCTCATCGTGGACGTGGACTGCACCCCGCTGGAGCTGCTGCGCCGCGGCCAGAAGTTGGAGGAGGCCGCTGAGCGTGTGCGCGTGCGGCACTGGGGCCCGCGCACCTTGGACGTGGACATCGTACAGATAGACGGCGTGACCTCCGAAGACCCGGAACTTACTCTGCCGCACCCTTATGCCCACGAGCGCGCCTTTGTGCTCGTGCCGTGGCTGGCCGCGGATGAGCACGCGCAGCTTAACGGCACCCTGGTGCGCGAACTCATCGCCGACCTCGACGAGGACGAGGTCGCGGCGGTGAAGGAACTGGGGGAGTAA